The Streptomyces sp. NBC_01276 genome contains the following window.
CACCTTCGGCTTCGACACGGCCGTCGGCATCGCGACCGAGGCCATCGACCGGCTGCACACCACCGCCGAGTCCCACATGCGGGTCCTCGTCGTCGAGGTGATGGGCCGGCACGCCGGCTGGATCGCCCTGCACTCGGGCCTGGCGGGCGGTGCCAACGTCATCCTCATCCCCGAGCAGCGCTTCGACGTGGACCAGGTCTGCGCCTGGGTGACCTCCCGCTTCAAGGCGAGCTACGCCCCGATCGTGGTGGTCGCGGAGGGCGCGATGCCCACCGACGGGGAGATGGTCCTCAAGGACGCCACCACGGACTCCTTCGGGCACGTCCGGCTCTCGGGCGTCGGCGAATGGCTGGCCAAGGAGATCGAGGCGCGCACCGGCAAGGAGGCCCGCACGACGGTCCTCGGGCACATCCAGCGCGGTGGTACCCCGAGCGCCTTCGACCGCTGGCTGGCCACCCGCTTCGGGCTGCACGCGATCGACGCGGTGCGCGACGGCGACTTCGGCAAGATGGTCGCGCTGAAGGGGACGGACATCGTCCGCGTGCCGATCGCGGA
Protein-coding sequences here:
- a CDS encoding 6-phosphofructokinase, coding for MKVGVLTGGGDCPGLNAVIRAVVRKGTQEYGYGFVGFKDGWRGPVEGDTVPLGIPAVRGILPRGGTILGSSRTNPFKTENGVRAIRENLAKFEVDALVAIGGEDTLGVAARLHAEHGIPCVGVPKTIDNDLSATDYTFGFDTAVGIATEAIDRLHTTAESHMRVLVVEVMGRHAGWIALHSGLAGGANVILIPEQRFDVDQVCAWVTSRFKASYAPIVVVAEGAMPTDGEMVLKDATTDSFGHVRLSGVGEWLAKEIEARTGKEARTTVLGHIQRGGTPSAFDRWLATRFGLHAIDAVRDGDFGKMVALKGTDIVRVPIAEATAKLKTVDPALYEEVGVFFG